One region of Pseudomonas sp. B21-040 genomic DNA includes:
- a CDS encoding cupin domain-containing protein: protein MTAPITVLRDTHPLPVLDACKWEKLEGDPHTVNLNAYTSEDGSKIMGTWICTPGKWYVEYVKWEYCDFREGYCIITPEGKEPIHLRAGDIFVIEPGMKGTWEVVETVRKYFVFA, encoded by the coding sequence ATGACCGCACCGATTACCGTCCTTCGCGATACTCATCCACTGCCGGTACTAGACGCCTGCAAATGGGAAAAACTCGAAGGTGACCCGCACACCGTCAACCTCAACGCCTACACCAGCGAAGACGGCAGCAAGATCATGGGCACCTGGATCTGCACGCCGGGCAAGTGGTATGTGGAATATGTGAAGTGGGAATACTGCGATTTCCGCGAGGGCTACTGCATCATCACCCCGGAAGGCAAAGAGCCGATCCATCTGCGCGCCGGCGATATTTTCGTCATCGAGCCGGGGATGAAAGGCACGTGGGAAGTGGTTGAAACCGTGCGCAAGTATTTCGTG